The following proteins come from a genomic window of Alosa alosa isolate M-15738 ecotype Scorff River chromosome 2, AALO_Geno_1.1, whole genome shotgun sequence:
- the rps14 gene encoding 40S ribosomal protein S14 — MAPRKGKEKKEEQVISLGPQVAEGENVFGVCHIFASFNDTFVHVTDLSGKETICRVTGGMKVKADRDESSPYAAMLAAQDVAQRCKELGITALHIKLRATGGNRTKTPGPGAQSALRALARSGMKIGRIEDVTPIPSDSTRRKGGRRGRRL; from the exons ATGGCACCGCGTAAGGgtaaggagaagaaggaggagcagGTCATCAGCCTGGGTCCTCAGGTCGCTGAAGGCGAGAATGTTTTCGGTGTTTGCCACATCTTCGCATCCTTCAACGATACCTTCGTGCACGTGACTGACCTCTCTGGCAA GGAAACAATCTGCCGTGTGACTGGTGGCATGAAGGTCAAGGCTGACAGAGATGAGTCTTCTCCATACGCTGCTATGCTTGCTGCCCAGGATGTTGCTCAGAGGTGCAAGGAGCTTGGTATCACTGCTCTGCACATCAAGTTGAGGGCCACTGGCGGAAACAG AACCAAGACTCCTGGACCTGGTGCACAGTCAGCTCTGAGAGCCCTGGCCCGTTCAGGCATGAAAATTGGACGTATCG AGGATGTCACCCCTATTCCATCAGACAGTACTCGGAGAAAGGGAGGTCGTCGTGGACGTCGTCTGTAA